The genomic interval GTTTTCAAGAGAGatcttcaagtgtgcttgttctaggaaaaccttgatcttggtgaaggtgctgatgcagttctgcagcaattgaactactggttttgagttcttgcatcttctttcaggtgttatctttcctttattctttcttgtaaaaggtgtaagtgttagtcactctttgatagggtttcttggagtgcaaggtgtgctgaaatagggtttttcaactttggttgtattgttcttgtaggtttcaagaccTGCTGTGTTGTAATTGTTTGGAATTGGTTTTTAGTGTATTTCACCTTGGAGtgaggtgaaactggatgtagctctttatgagtgaaccaatataaaccgTGCTTGCATAaatcttctcatccctgcactcgtttctggtttttgtttaatctgtcaagaacgaaatctgttcatttgaaaTTAAACCTGTTAATTCTGGGCTTAGTAAAAACTGTCATTCTTGATTTGGAAAAGTTAtctaatcataaacaaagcttTTGAATATAAGTTTAAGGAcgaacaattttcttcattaaatccttgataaagattcattgtctttaaagctttgtgttgaataaatttgattgttcttttggaaaattttgtgttcttcaaaactattaagagtgaaccaatctggtgttttttttttcattgtttgaTCTTAATCCTAATCTGGATATGTTCTGTTTGTGTTAAAATGGTTTGAAGAATCAATTTGTTCATTCtaaaaagaatttgttctttttcttttgttaaacTGTAAAACAGTTTGagtttgcgaaaattttataacttcaattcacccgtcccctcttgaacttagacactaatagacccaacaattggtatcaagagctaggacttgtattttgcTGAAGTGTATGGattatgtctgagtttaaaaggccttttgctgaaggtgcgtctgTTGATAGatctcctatgtttggtggtgtgaattatgctttctggaaaattagaatgaagatcttcatggaatctattgacatgggtatttgggatgcagtgGCAAATGGACCTTTtttacctatgcaggttgtcaaagaagaaactgtgaagaagccttggtctgaatggagtgaaactgaaaggaagaaggctcaatatgactccctagccaagaacatcatcacctctgcaTTGAATATGGATGAATTCTTTAGGGTGTCCCAATGCaactcagctaaggagatgtgggaagtacTGGAAGTAACCCATGAGGGCACAGATGATGTGAAACGTTCAAGGAAGCATTCACTCATTCAAGAATATGAGTTGTTTAGGATGCAACCAGAAGAGAgcattgcagatgtgcagaaacgttTTACACATATTGTGAATCATCTCACTGATCTTGGTaaggtctttgacaaggaagagctcaacataaaggtgctgaaatgccttgataggagctagcaacctaaggtaacaacaatctctgaatccagagatttatccaagatgtctaCTACTGCACTCTTTGGAAAATTGatggaacatgagttagaactcaaaagattgaaagaacaagaaacaatgGAGAAAAGAGCCAAAGGAATTGCCTTGAAGattaccatggaacatgatacaagtgatgAAGAGGAGaatcctgaacatgatgagactttGAGTCTGCTCACTAGAAAATTCAGTATATTCCTTAGAAGAAAGAACTGAGacagaactcaacaaagaaaaaggtaCTCAAAATCCAATGATTCAAACTCTTCTAGTTACACTTGCTTTGGGTGTGgcaaaccaggtcatataaaggttgattgtccaaacaatcaaaacaaaaaaaaaatcagcaagcaagaagagtgaaagaggcaaaggaaaaaAAGCATATATCTcttgggaggaaaatgaagtatcctcaacaAGTGACTCCTCAAAtggaagtgaagaagcaaatctgtgcttcatggtgaatgatgaaggatcaatatctgattcagtaagtgatttttcaACTGATTCTGAAAGTTATGATCAACTATTAATTgcttttaaggaaacacatgatgaagcaaatagatTGGCTGTTATATGTAACAAACTAAACAAAGTAAATAGGGTACTGGAACCTAAAGTTAAGGCTCTTGAGGAAGAattacacaaagctaaaactgatttgttagccttgaattaacatgtATGCATGCATCCATAAAAACCTATGAAAACTGTAAGAaactggaaaaacaggttgaatatCTGCTAAAAACATTATCAAATTTcaccaaaggaagagaaaatcttgaaacactGTTGGGTTCACAAAATGCTGTTTTTAATAAGaatggtctaggatataatcctggaatgaagAACAATGTTAAAATGCTGTccagtttttttgttccttccaaaacaagttttttttttcttttaacagcTCAAATACTATGCATACTGCATCTTGCTTTTACTGTATGAAAAATGGTAAAGCTAGAAGGTACCTTGTTCccaaaggattggccaaatggcttcctaaggaaaggtattaatcatgtTGGACCTTAGACTgaaaaggggtaccatatgtgttaaatctgttttgttttgcagaaaaatagcaggaaaaatcagtggtacttggatagtgggtgttcaaagcacatgactggtgatttGGCTCAATTCATAAGCTTGAAACTCAAAAATGAAGGatatgtcacatatggagacaaCAATAGAGGatgaattcttggaagaggaaatgttggtactaaagactcaaccaaAATTGAGAATGTACTGTATGTTGAAGGACTAAAGCATAGTCTTCTGAGTATTAGccaactgtgtgacaagggatataaGGTCAATTTTGAAGCCAACAtctgtacaatttcaaatgaaacttctggtaaggtgttgttcacaggaaaaagggtaaacaacatctatctcttagacATTATGAATAACAGTTCTGAAAATGAATGTTTGCTGTCtaaaagtgatgagtcttggctgtggcacaggaggttagctcataTCCatacaaatcacttgaataaattgaaatctaaggatcttgtttctggtttaccaaatataaagtttcaaaataacaaattgtgtgatgcttgtgtaaagggcAAACAAATAAgaacttcttttaaaacaaaggatgtggtttctacaaataaagctttggatattttgcatatggacttgtttggaccttCTAAGACTGCTAGTTTAGCTGGAAACTACTATGCTTTGGTAATTGTTGATGACttctcaagatatacatggactttgtttcttgcttctaaaaatgatgcatataaagcttTTAAGAAACtggctaaggttctgcataatgaaaatgaaaatagcaTAAAACaaattcgtagtgatcatggggagagtttcaaaatgcaaaatttaATAGGTTTTATGAAAAAGATGGGATCACAAATAgctattctgctcctaggacaccccaacaaaatggtgtagttgaaaggaagaatagatcactagaggaattaactaggaccatgttaaatgaatctaatcTACCTTaatatttttgggcagatgcaatATACACTGcctcttatgtgcttaacagaacttTAATTAGACCCATTCTTAAGAAAACACCCTATGAactgtataaaggtaggaagcctaacattagtcatcttagggtctTTGGTTGCAAATGTTTTATTCTGAATAATGGAAAAGATAATCTGGgcaaatttgatcctaaatctgatgaaggaatacatattggatatgctataaatggACATGCCTATAGAGTGtacaacaaaagattgcttgctgtGGAAGAGTCTatgcatgttgtgtttgatgaatcAGATTGTATTGTGCCTAAATctgttctggatgaacctggtatagatgatttaagaaccattctTCAAAAGAATCAATCCATTGATCTTGATGCAACTAATCCAAGTGTTGTCAAAGAATCTGTTGTGAATGCAGGATTGCCTAAAGAGTGGAAGACTCGCAGGGATCTCACACTTGACAATGTGATTggaaaaattgagaaaggagtctcaataAGGAATTCTCTCAACAATTTCTGCAAGACAATGGCATTTGTCTCACAAGTAGAGCCTAAAAATCTGGAGGAAGCTCTACAAGACAACAACTGGATAGCAGCtatgcaggaagagctgaaccagtttgTGTATAATGAAGTGTGGACCTTAGTTCCAGGAACacatgagatgaatatcataggaaccaaatgggtgtacaggaacaagatggatgaacatggggctatcaccagaaataaagcaaggctggttgctaaaggctacaatcaagaagagggaatagattttggtgaaacatatgcaccagtagcacgtcttgaagctatCAGATTACtcctagcattttccagcataaaAGGATTCAGATTATTCCAAATGTATGTTAAGAGTGCATTCTTGAATGGATACATTAATGAAGAAGTATTTGTCTCTCAGCCTCCAGGTTTTGAAGACTAgaaaaatccagaacatgtgtacaAGCTTAAGAAGGCACTATATGGATTAAAACAGGCACCTAGACAATgatatgagaggctaagtgagtTTCTGCTTTCTCAAGGATATGACCgtggcaattctgataaaactttgttcataaagaaaaaaagagaagacattatacttgtgcaagtctatgtggatgatatcatctttggatccacaaatgaggAAATGTGTGAAGCTTTTGTGAAAGCAATGAAGAGTgaatttgagatgtcaatgttaggggaaatgaatttcttccttggactgcaagtgaaacaactcaaggatggaattttcataaatcaagaaaagtactgcAAGGAGTTGCTTAGGaagtttgatatggatcaatgtAAAGCTatcaacactcctatttcaaTAAGCTGCTAGTTGGATCAAGAttgtgcaggaaaatcagtggatcaatctAAATACAGGGGTGTAATTGGTTCCTTaatatacttaactgctagcaggcctgacattatgtttgttgtatgcttatgtgctagatatcaatctgatccaaggGAATCACATTACAATGCAACTAAGAGGATTCTGAAATACTTGCAAGGGACTAAAGATGTTGGACTATGGTATCCAAACAATGTTTCTTTAAACTTGACtggtttttcaaattttgattttgcagattgcaaggttgataggaagagcacaagtgagACTTGTCATATGCTTGggtcaagtctaatctcttggcattgcaagaaacaagccTGTGTTGCTCTCTTTACAacagaagcagaatacatagcagctggaagttgttgtgctcaaacacTATGGCTAAAGCAACAACTAAGTGACTTTGAGATTCTTTTGAACAAAATACCTATCAActgtgataatactagtgctATAAATCTATCCAAGAATCCTgttatgcattcaagaactacgcatattgaaattagacatcatttTCTAAGAGAGCATATAACTAATGGAAGTTGTGATattaaattcattggtactgaatttcaattggctGATTTGTTTACTAAAGCTCTTGATAAAGTTAGGTTTTACTTTCTGTTAAACAAATTGGGtatcattagcttaaattgtccagtgcagtaaaaatttaaatatgttatcttATGCTTTAACATGTTGTTTTTCTGTTTCAGAATCACAAACCtaactaggaaagagaaataatttcttttctctctcttcttgaCCATTGACTGCTTTTATGGTTATTGACCATTGGTTTTATGACATTCATGTGTTGAAATCCTAATTGATTTGGTACATTGATTGTGCAAAAGATTTGATTTACTAAGCAGAAACATGTTTCCAATATATTCTTGCATCATTCGAAATTTGCACCTGCTGTACCACACAAGAATAAAATTTGTACTGTATCTGTTTTTCTTGATTTTGCCTTCAAAACCCGTGATCTTTGAAATCTGATTTGTGCCCTATATAAATCTGGTTTATTTCACCTGTAATTTCACAGTTTCTCATCTTTGCTATAAGTTGTCCAGGTTCAAATCTGATCCTCTATGAGTTTTGTCTCTGTTATTATTGCTCATATAAACTGCATACTAACTTTCTTTCTAGCTGGAACTGTCTATCAGTGAATAGGTGTTGATAACAACTGATTAAGCAATGACATCCTCTTCACATAGAAATAAGAAGTCCAAGGAGCAATCTAACAGCAGCCAAGGCATTCTGGAAaattggtttgctggagattctgaagctatGACAAGGTTCATTCATGAGACAAGCAAGAAGCAAATCAATGTACCTAAGGTGCTGGAATTCTCATGGCTGAAGGATGAAAATCTGACAGAAGCAAAaaccttgctcaagcatcaaaagctgaaaaaCTTCTTGGAAATGACTGGAAATATATATCTAGATCTAGTGAAGGTGTTCTATAGAAACCTTGAACAAGATGGCAAGAATTTTGTGTCCTATGTGAAAGGAGTAGAGCTGAATATCACTAGAGAAATCTGGAGCAGTGTTGGTGGAATCAAATACTCAGGGCTGAAAGTGAGCAAAGAGGACACTCCTGGAATTCAAGGGTTCAACAAGATGCAATTTTATAGAAGCTATGTGAGGAATCCTACTGAACCAGTGGTTAGGTTTCATGTAGGTAATTTGACTTTAATTCCAAGACTAATAGCTCACATCATTGTTTGGAAACTCACTCCTAGAGGGAGCAATCATGTTGTTCTTCATAAGGAAGATTTGATACTGCTTTACTGCATaatgaatcaactcaaggtaaattgggtgagtacTATGGTGGAACATATGCTAAAAGTCACAAGGCTCCCTGATTATCGATTTCCATTTGCAATATTTGTGTCCAAACTAATTgactattttgaagtggatacTACAA from Phaseolus vulgaris cultivar G19833 chromosome 1, P. vulgaris v2.0, whole genome shotgun sequence carries:
- the LOC137815919 gene encoding uncharacterized protein, which produces MSEFKRPFAEGASVDRSPMFGGVNYAFWKIRMKIFMESIDMGIWDAVANGPFLPMQVVKEETVKKPWSEWSETERKKAQYDSLAKNIITSALNMDEFFRVSQCNSAKEMWEVLEVTHEGTDDVKRSRKHSLIQEYELFRMQPEESIADVQKRFTHIVNHLTDLGKVFDKEELNIKVLKCLDRS